The genomic segment CGTCGTCGGGGGTGACGTAGCCGATGGAGGCGTGCAGGCGGACGGTGTTGTACTCGGTGCGCACCTCCTCCAGGGCGGCGGCGAGGGTGGCCCGGTCGCGGATGCGCTCCAGGTGGGGCCACTCACCCTTGACGTGGCCGAAGAAGCTCTCGATGTGCGCCTGGTCGGTCGGGGTGCCGGGCCGGCCCAGGTGCATCGCGAGGGCGTGCAGGGCCATGAACTCCCGGGTGGTCCCTGACGTCATCTGCGGCCCGTTGTCACTGACGGCCAGCAGCACGGGCAGCCGCTCGTCGCTGTTGGGCTGGATCATCCGCTGCTCGATGGCCGGCATCAGTCCTTCGAGGGTCAGCCCGGCGGTGTAGGCGGCGGTGACGGTCTCCGCTGTCCCCTGGCCGTGGCCGCACAGCAGGGTGGTGATCCACTTGCGTGACACCAGATCCAGGATGGCCAGGGCGTCGGTGTCGGCGGGCATGAAGGCGCTGAAGTCGTGGCCCCACACCTGGCAGGGCCGGTACTCCACCCACTCCGGCCACGGCCGCTTCGGCGGTGTCGCCGCCCTCGGGGCACGGGCGGGGATGACCAGCCCCTCGTCGGCCAACACCCGCCAGAACGTCGACTCTGACGCCCACACCAGCTCTTCTCGGGAGCCGCGTGTGCGCCAGCTTGCGGTGCGACCGGTCGATGTCGGCCCACCGGTCATACACCGCGATGATCGCGGCCCGCTCGGCCGGCAACAGGGCATGCGGCGCCTCGGTGGGCCCGGGAGCGGTGTCATCCAGTGGGTGGCCGGCGGCACGGCGAGCCTGCCAGCGGCGCAGCCGGTCATCGCTGATCTGCAACACCCCGGCGGCGCGTCGCGTCGACCAGCCGTGCTCGGTGGCGTGGTCGACGAGGTCCAACAGGCCGGCCTTGACGGTGGCGTCCACACGGGCGGGGACCGGGCCGACGGTCAGTCCCAACCTCATTGTCCCCGGTACAGGTGCAACTCGACGGCCTGCTCGCACACCGTCGCGCGCAGCCGCTCGATCTCGGCGTGGGCGTCCTCCAAC from the Euzebya sp. genome contains:
- a CDS encoding integrase core domain-containing protein, which codes for MWASESTFWRVLADEGLVIPARAPRAATPPKRPWPEWVEYRPCQVWGHDFSAFMPADTDALAILDLVSRKWITTLLCGHGQGTAETVTAAYTAGLTLEGLMPAIEQRMIQPNSDERLPVLLAVSDNGPQMTSGTTREFMALHALAMHLGRPGTPTDQAHIESFFGHVKGEWPHLERIRDRATLAAALEEVRTEYNTVRLHASIGYVTPDDEHEGRGEQIRKKRREGLKAARAARIAYRRSQPHESA